A region from the Triticum urartu cultivar G1812 chromosome 1, Tu2.1, whole genome shotgun sequence genome encodes:
- the LOC125540911 gene encoding ankyrin repeat-containing protein ITN1-like — MASSTGVAPPSSPDSPAVGHGIDQPLKTIEIKESPKGGDTTPTFINPLLLASACLGSSAALHFLFEREDKQEPPMLMPTQVFLDKLVGYIPGSSHRRTLMLLPASNDVEGGVDHPVLLLAACTSEDIEDGVDQAALHTTTSHNAEDGVDARALPAAAPLLNGVTVEGDTALHVVASHGDSAEFLDCASIIHRRDNGLLLVVNQVGDTPLHCAAKAGHSQMLCRLTELARSRGRLHKLLRRENKIKETALHDAVRIGNKDIVEHLLKTDPNLANYPEKGTSPLYLAILLERDIIAHTLHNKTHGNLSYCGPRGKNALHAATFRGTGITKLVLKWNNSLTTHGDRDGSTPLHLASSFKNSISFTQLFEANPAPVYKADNTGLFPVHIAASAGAKNVLQIILEKFPSSARLRTSQGRTFLHVAVEKRKLNIVSFICQTPSLAWILNMQDNDGNTALHLAIKAPMLQIFCSLYGNKEVHLTLTNNKEETPIDLSRNCLPRGMYYHWNNEKRIYATLALFGTNHNGLRWDQFEEKYSRHLTPGDKVKEAEKVKDSSQILGIGSVLIATVAFGATFAVPGGFIADDHTNRGTPTLAGRYAFDAFMMANALAFICSIIATVGLMFSGTSMVNMKSRQINLYASVFFMSSSLTSLSVAFAMGVYMLLAPVAHATAMVIRVLSPLAVLYRNSEFLLKVIILARSLYLRMGIIWALKWLAMMMAKRILLELWPFTVIFGWAAVAQKIRNHL; from the exons ATGGCGTCGAGCACCGGTGTTGCACCTCCTAGCTCGCCAGATTCTCCGGCGGTAGGTCATGGCATTGACCAACCGTTGAAGACGATCGAGATCAAGGAATCCCCAAAGGGTGGGGATACAACACCGACATTCATAAATCCCCTGCTGCTTGCATCGGCGTGCCTCGGCTCCTCGGCAGCACTACATTTCCTTTTTGAAAGGGAAGACAAACAAGAGCCACCGATGTTGATGCCTACTCAAGTATTTCTTGACAAGCTAGTGGGATATATCCCCGGGAGCAGCCATAGAAGAACACTGATGTTGTTGCCAGCTTCAAATGATGTAGAAGGTGGTGTTGATCATCCTGTTTTGCTGTTAGCAGCTTGTACTTCTGAGGACATAGAAGATGGTGTTGATCAGGCTGCTTTGCACACTACAACTTCCCACAATGCAGAAGATGGCGTTGATGCGCGTGCTTTGCCAGCTGCAGCTCCGCTTCTTAATGGTGTCACCGTCGAGGGGGACACCGCACTACATGTGGTTGCCAGCCACGGGGACAGCGCGGAATTCTTGGATTGTGCTAGCATCATCCACAGGAGGGATAATGGCCTCCTACTTGTGGTAAATCAAGTGGGTGACACACCCTTGCATTGTGCTGCCAAAGCTGGTCACTCCCAAATGCTCTGTCGTCTCACTGAACTAGCTAGAAGTCGCGGCAGACTGCACAAACTATTGAGAAGGGAGAATAAGATCAAGGAGACGGCCCTGCATGACGCAGTCCGCATTGGAAATAAGGATATTGTGGAGCATCTACTGAAGACTGATCCCAATCTAGCTAATTATCCTGAAAAAGGCACCTCACCATTATACCTGGCAATTTTACTGGAAAGGGACATCATTGCACATACACTACACAACAAGACCCATGGCAATCTCTCGTACTGTGGACCACGTGGGAAAAATGCGTTGCATGCTGCGACTTTTCGAGGCACAG GGATCACAAAACTTGTATTGAAGTGGAATAATAGCCTTACTACACATGGGGACAGAGATGGGAGCACACCTCTTCATTTGGCCTCATCTTTCAAGAATTCCATTAGTTTTACACAATTATTTGAAGCTAACCCAGCACCAGTGTATAAGGCAGACAACACAGGTTTGTTCCCGGTACACATTGCTGCCTCAGCGGGCGCGAAAAATGTCCTACAAATTATACTTGAGAAGTTTCCCAGTAGTGCCAGATTGCGCACTTCTCAAGGACGGACATTCCTACATGTTGCTGTTGAGAAAAGAAAATTGAACATAGTCTCCTTTATTTGCCAAACTCCTTCTTTAGCTTGGATTTTGAATATGCAAGACAATGATGGGAATACTGCACTGCATTTAGCCATCAAAGCTCCGATGCTTCAAATATTTTGTTCTTTGTACGGGAATAAGGAAGTACATTTAACTTTGACAAACAACAAGGAGGAGACACCCATTGATCTATCCAGGAATTGTCTTCCTCGCGGAATGTATTATCACTGG AACAATGAAAAGCGGATATATGCAACACTTGCATTGTTTGGTACCAATCATAATGGCCTTCGCTGGGATCAGTTTGAAGAGAAGTATAGTCGCCACTTAACACCAGGGGACAAGGTCAAAGAAGCAGAGAAGGTGAAAGATTCAAGCCAAATACTAGGGATTGGTTCAGTTTTAATAGCAACGGTGGCATTCGGTGCAACATTCGCTGTCCCGGGAGGTTTCATAGCGGATGATCATACAAATCGAGGCACCCCAACACTGGCTGGGAGGTATGCATTTGATGCATTCATGATGGCAAATGCACTAGCTTTTATTTGCTCCATAATAGCTACAGTTGGTCTCATGTTCTCTGGAACATCTATGgttaacatgaagagccgccaaaTCAACTTATATGCATCCGTGTTTTTCATGTCAAGTTCGCTTACAAGCTTATCTGTTGCTTTTGCAATGGGCGTGTATATGCTGCTAGCTCCGGTTGCTCATGCTACTGCCATGGTGATTCGTGTGCTTAGTCCTCTCGCGGTGCTATATAGAAATTCTGAATTTTTACTAAAGGTCATAATTCTTGCACGATCATTATACCTTAGAATGGGGATAATTTGGGCATTAAAGTGGTTAGCAATGATGATGGCTAAGCGGATTCTCTTGGAGTTATGGCCCTTCACAGTTATCTTCGGCTGGGCCGCAGTTGCACAGAAGATCCGAAACCACCTCTGA